CTGCGGTATCAATAATTCTAATTAAGTGTGAACCTATTTGAATATCTTCTTCAATTGTATCTCTTGTAGTCCCTGCTATATCACTTACAATTGCTCTTTGTTTATTTAAAAGTTTATTTAAAATTGAACTCTTACCAACATTTGGCTTTCCAACAATAGCAACTTTATAGCCACTTAATATTCCTTCTCTTCTTTTTGAAGCTTCAAGAGTTTTTTTAAGTAATGCTTCTATATTTTTTAATCTTTCTTCAATATCTTTTCCTAAACTCTCAGGTAAATCTTCTTCTGCATAATCTATAAAAACCTCATTATAAGCCATTATTTCAATTAATTTTTCTCTAACTTCCTCTACAAACTTAGATAACTCTCCTTCAAGCTGTCTACTTAAAAGTTTTGCGCCTTCGCGCGAGCGAGTTTCAATAAGTTTTGCAATTGCCTCAGCCTGAGAAGCATCAATTTTTCCATTTAATAGTGCTCTTTTTGTAAATTCTCCTGGATTTGCTAATCTACAATTATGTTTTAAAACTTCTTCTAAAATAAATTTGCTTACAACTACTCCTCCATGACACTGAAACTCAACAATATCTTCTCCTGTAAATGAATTTGGAGCTTTAAAATAGATAACTAATGCAATATCAACTAATTCATCATTAGAATCATAAACTTTACATAACTTTGCAACGCGAGGAGGAAAATCATCTTTTTTTGTAAGTTTTTTTGCGATTTCTAAGGCATTATCTCCACTAACTCTTACAATAGAAATAGCACCAACACCATTAGGTGTTGCTATTGCTGCTATCGTTTCCATGTCTATCTCCAACTATTACATACTTTTCACCATTTTTTTCTCTAATAGCAACATATTTCTCAGGAAATGCTTCTCTTAATATTTCTAATGCTAAAAAAGATAATATTCCATCAAAAGGTCTTGTTTTTCCAAAACCTCTTTGTTTAACTTTTTCTATAAAAGGTTCTAAATAGTTTCTTAGCATTTCCTCTTGTTTTTTTAAAAATTCAGCAATTTCAAGTCTTACTTTAAAACCATATTTCTGATTTATATAATGATAAATCATATAATTTAATGCATTATATCTAAATCCTTCTTTTCCAATTAAAAGTGCTGCATCTTCACCATCAAGTTTTATAAATATTGTTTCATTATCATATTTTTTAACTTCAATTGTATCTATTTTAAAACAACTTTTTTTAAATAATCTCTCTAAACCTTCTTTAATTTCATCTATTACATCTTCAATCTCTCTCTCAATCATTTCATCAACTTCTATAATAGCAGGTTTAGAAAAAAGTCCAAAAATCCCTTTACTTGGATGTTGAATAATTTTTGCATTTAATTCAGCCACACTACAATTAAGTTTTTTAGCTGCAATTGTATATGCTTCTTCTAAGGTTTTAGCCTCAATTTTCATTTTTTAGCCTTAGCTATTAGCTTTTTGCTTTCCATTATTTTATTAATTAACACTTGTTGAAGAATTGATAAAATATTATTAACTGTCCAATATAAAACTAAACCTGCTGGGAATGTTGCCATCATTATGGTAAATACAACTGGTAGGAATTTAAATATTTTCTCTTGCATAGGGTCTTGAAAATTTGTTGGTGTTAATTTTTGATGAATATACATAGTAATACCCATAAGTACT
This Caminibacter mediatlanticus TB-2 DNA region includes the following protein-coding sequences:
- a CDS encoding Jag N-terminal domain-containing protein is translated as MKIEAKTLEEAYTIAAKKLNCSVAELNAKIIQHPSKGIFGLFSKPAIIEVDEMIEREIEDVIDEIKEGLERLFKKSCFKIDTIEVKKYDNETIFIKLDGEDAALLIGKEGFRYNALNYMIYHYINQKYGFKVRLEIAEFLKKQEEMLRNYLEPFIEKVKQRGFGKTRPFDGILSFLALEILREAFPEKYVAIREKNGEKYVIVGDRHGNDSSNSNT
- the mnmE gene encoding tRNA uridine-5-carboxymethylaminomethyl(34) synthesis GTPase MnmE: METIAAIATPNGVGAISIVRVSGDNALEIAKKLTKKDDFPPRVAKLCKVYDSNDELVDIALVIYFKAPNSFTGEDIVEFQCHGGVVVSKFILEEVLKHNCRLANPGEFTKRALLNGKIDASQAEAIAKLIETRSREGAKLLSRQLEGELSKFVEEVREKLIEIMAYNEVFIDYAEEDLPESLGKDIEERLKNIEALLKKTLEASKRREGILSGYKVAIVGKPNVGKSSILNKLLNKQRAIVSDIAGTTRDTIEEDIQIGSHLIRIIDTAGIRAAKDEIEKIGVERSKESIKKADIVLAVFDASEFNKEDEEILDLIKNLDKNVIIVINKVDKGIKINLNYFKNFKIVKISAKEDITPLIEKLKEILDSFSSEDEHILISTRQISAVQKALNSIYEAKEFLKTGELELFSYHIQDAIRFISEITKPFEYDEMLDKMFSSFCVGK